The following are from one region of the Camelus ferus isolate YT-003-E chromosome 13, BCGSAC_Cfer_1.0, whole genome shotgun sequence genome:
- the KLHL17 gene encoding kelch-like protein 17 isoform X6, which yields MDRQPSPEQGLERLFLTEAPGQRGVWCLRRGRGRGSCTDSTVGSCVGSDLTRGAGGEQSLVGLRGGSLDVREQSRVEPAAGEVQQGHWSLTEACPEAERARPRQPRPTAPMEGAMQLLSREGHTVSHNSKRHYHDAFVAMSRMRQRGLLCDIVLHVAAKEIRAHKVVLASCSPYFHAMFTNEMSESRQTHVTLHDIDPQALDQLVQFAYTAEIVVGEGNVQTLLPAASLLQLNGVRDACCKFLLSQLDPSNCLGIRGFADTHSCSDLLKAAHRNTGPPLDSPSQAPSGLHGPPRPSPDLRSEGPHPQVLELVSSDSLNVPSEEDVYRAVLSWVKHDVDARRQHVPRLMKCVRLPLLSRDFLLGHVDAESLVRHHPDCKDLLIEALKFHLLPEQRGVLGTSRTRPRRCEGAGPVLFAVGGGSLFAIHGDCEAYDTRTDRWHVVASMSTRRARVGVAAVGNRLYAVGGYDGTSDLATVESYDPVTNTWQPEVSMGTRRSCLGVASLHGLLYAAGGYDGASCLNRSAAVLVSAVPSATTP from the exons ATGGACAGACAGCCCAGTCCCGAGCAGGGCCTAGAGAGGCTGTTTCTTACTGAGGCGCCTGGGCAGAGGGGAGTGTGGTGCCTGAGGAGGGGTCGTGGCAGAGGAAGCTGTACAGATTCAACAGTCGGATCCTGTGTAGGATCCGACCTCACgcggggagcaggtggggagcaAAGTCTCGTTGGACTCCGAGGAGGTTCCCTGGACGTGAGGGAGCAGAGCCGGGTGGAGCCTGCAGCAGGGGAGGTCCAGCAAGGGCACTGGTCCTTGACGGAAGCCTG CCCCGAGGCAGAGCGTGCCCGTCCCCGGCAGCCTCGGCCCACAGCCCCCATGGAGGGTGCGATGCAGCTGCTGAGCCGCGAGGGCCACACTGTATCCCACAACTCCAAGCGGCACTACCACGATGCCTTCGTGGCCATGAGCCGCATGCGGCAGCGGGGCCTCCTGTGTGACATCGTCCTGCACGTGGCCGCCAAGGAGATCCGGGCACACAAGGTGGTGCTGGCCTCCTGCAGCCCTTACTTCCACGCCATGTTCACAA ATGAGATGAGTGAGAGCCGACAGACGCACGTGACACTGCATGACATCGACCCTCAGGCCTTGGACCAGCTGGTGCAGTTTGCTTACACGGCTGAGATCGTGGTGGGCGAAGGCAATGTGCAG ACTCTGCTTCCGGCCGCCAGCCTCCTGCAGCTGAATGGCGTCCGTGACGCCTGCTGCAAGTTCCTGCTGAGTCAGCTCGACCCTTCCAACTGTCTGGGCATCCGGGGCTTCGCCGACACACACTCGTGCAGCGACCTGCTCAAGGCGGCACACAG GAACACTGGGCCCCCGTTGGACTCTCCCTCCCAGGCACCTTCAGGGCTCCATGGGCCCCCAAGACCCTCCCCAGATCTCAGGTCTGAgggtccccacccccaggtgctGGAACTGGTCTCTAGCGACAGTCTGAACGTGCCTTCAGAGGAGGATGTCTACCGTGCCGTCCTAAGCTGGGTCAAGCACGATGTGGATGCCCGGAGGCAGCACGTCCCTCGG CTGATGAAGTGTGTACGCCTGCCCCTGCTGAGCCGGGACTTCCTGCTGGGCCACGTGGACGCCGAGAGCCTGGTGCGGCACCACCCGGACTGCAAGGACCTGCTCATCGAGGCTCTCAAGTTCCACCTGTTGCCCGAGCAGAGGGGCGTCCTGGGCACCAGCCGCACCCGGCCCCGGCGCTGTGAGGGTGCCGGCCCTGTGCTATTTGCCGTGG GTGGTGGGAGCCTATTCGCCATCCACGGGGACTGTGAAGCATACGACACGCGCACAGACCGGTGGCATGTGGTGGCCTCCATGTCGACACGCCGGGCCCGGGTGGGTGTGGCCGCAGTCGGGAACCGGCTGTACGCCGTGGGCGG TTATGATGGGACTTCAGACCTGGCCACCGTAGAGTCCTATGACCCTGTGACCAACACTTGGCAGCCTGAGGTGTCCATGGGCACGAGGCGCAGCTGCCTGGGTGTGGCTTCCCTGCACGGACTCCTATATGCAGCAGGTGGCTACGATGGGGCCTCTTGCCTCAACAG GTCAGCGGCGGTCCTGGTGTCTGCAGTGCCGAGCGCTACGACCCCCTGA